The proteins below are encoded in one region of Helianthus annuus cultivar XRQ/B chromosome 2, HanXRQr2.0-SUNRISE, whole genome shotgun sequence:
- the LOC110902184 gene encoding uncharacterized protein LOC110902184 isoform X1, with amino-acid sequence MHLECFEKENFDLLLMIGEINNIFVMHTNCLTHVFLISVLVRALITIHNFGTLAFELVTSILKKMNESSSSAVLSSQERVNGHQEGYRWPQRHWYVKCGFAGEKFSTSVFSCVVGILMLKYEEPLLKQKLKVNAYVSLFGKVQCLYAQTNVVLKQFMTF; translated from the exons ATGCATCTCGAAtgctttgaaaaagaaaattttGATTTGCTTTTGATGATTGGTGAAATTAACAATATTTTTGTCATGCATACCAATTGTTTGACCCATGTTTTCTTGATTTCAGTTTTGGTGCGGGCCCTGATCACAATACACAATTTTGGTACTTTGGCATTTGAATTAGTAACAAGCAT ATTGAAGAAGATGAATGAATCATCGTCATCGGCGGTTCTTTCATCTCAGGAGCGAGTAAATGGACATCAAGAAGGTTATCGCTGGCCACAACGACACTGG TATGTCAAGTGTGGCTTTGCTGGAGAGAAATTTTCGACGTCTGTATTTTCTTGTGTAGTGGGTATACTGATGTTGAAATATGAAGAGCCTCTTTTGAAACAAAAGTTGAAGGTGAATGCATATGTTTCGCTATTCGGAAAGGTACAATGCTTATATGCTCAAACCAATGTCGTTTTAAAACAATTTATGACATTCTGA
- the LOC110902184 gene encoding uncharacterized protein LOC110902184 isoform X2 has product MHLECFEKENFDLLLMIGEINNIFVMHTNCLTHVFLISVLVRALITIHNFGTLAFELVTSILKKMNESSSSAVLSSQERVNGHQEGYRWPQRHWYVKCGFAGEKFSTSVFSCVVGILMLKYEEPLLKQKLKVNAYVSLFGKQRERRRLYGNERV; this is encoded by the exons ATGCATCTCGAAtgctttgaaaaagaaaattttGATTTGCTTTTGATGATTGGTGAAATTAACAATATTTTTGTCATGCATACCAATTGTTTGACCCATGTTTTCTTGATTTCAGTTTTGGTGCGGGCCCTGATCACAATACACAATTTTGGTACTTTGGCATTTGAATTAGTAACAAGCAT ATTGAAGAAGATGAATGAATCATCGTCATCGGCGGTTCTTTCATCTCAGGAGCGAGTAAATGGACATCAAGAAGGTTATCGCTGGCCACAACGACACTGG TATGTCAAGTGTGGCTTTGCTGGAGAGAAATTTTCGACGTCTGTATTTTCTTGTGTAGTGGGTATACTGATGTTGAAATATGAAGAGCCTCTTTTGAAACAAAAGTTGAAGGTGAATGCATATGTTTCGCTATTCGGAAAG CAAAGAGAAAGACGAAGACTTTATGGCAATGAAAGGGTGTAA